The following proteins are encoded in a genomic region of Periophthalmus magnuspinnatus isolate fPerMag1 chromosome 21, fPerMag1.2.pri, whole genome shotgun sequence:
- the LOC129457310 gene encoding scavenger receptor cysteine-rich type 1 protein M130-like gives MALGALVLVWFVYTLGLLAEDNSSELLRLVGGASRCAGTVEVRHRGEWRRMEPYGPWVLEDTAAVCRDLDCGSAVYGEKREDFPQSPVWRVSPDCVKKSAVRHCVSSSSSSSSSSSSPWGLEVKCSDSVRLVSGPSLCSGSVQIWDQSWTWVCEGALDQQGAEVLCRELGCGAPSLLQGALSPLEQTFHCEGHESALMDCPRSGSETCSSGAAVNLTCSEPLRLVGGASRCAGTVEVRHRGEWRRMEIYEYNRPWLLGDTAADTAAVCRDLDCGSAVYGEEREDFPQSPVWWVLSDCVEKSAVRDCVYDSSSSSSSSWGLEVKCSDLLNRPVISLSVSDGVSEALPQGVRVLLGSKFRVKCSVEPQYPGGSFQLLSPTAPLGQNHTLPAVNHSAHFLFSDTGPAHKGNYTCVYHLHVFNHSFSSQSPSLQLSLGASDSALIIRVLLILLLKLLYILPMLYYYCKVRARGGARERTSLDLDQFRST, from the exons atggCTCTGGGAgcactggtcctggtctggttcgtCTACACTTTGG ggctcctggcagaagacaacagctcag agctgctcaggctggtgggaggggccagtcgctgtgctgggactgtggaggtgagacacagaggagagtggagacggatGGAGCCCTATGGACCCTGGGTCCTGGaggacacagctgctgtgtgcagagacctggactgtggctctgctgtttatggagaaaagagagaggattttccacagagtccagtgtggaGAGTCTCAcctgactgtgtgaagaagtctGCAGTGAGACACTGTGTCTCTAGTTcatcctcatcttcctcctcttcctcctctccctggggtctggaggtgaagtgttcag actcggtgcgtctggtctcggggcccagtctgtgctcaggatcagtgcagatctgggaccagtcctggacctgggtctgtgaaggggccttggaccagcagggggcagaggtgctgtgcagggagctgggctgtggggctccttctctcctccagggggcgctctctcctctggagcagacgttccactgtgagggccatgagtctgctctgatggactgtccccgctccggctcagagacctgctcctctggagccgctgtcaacctcacctgctcag agccgctcaggctggtgggaggggccagtcgctgtgctgggactgtggaggtgagacacagaggagagtggagacggatGGAGATCTATGAATATAATAGACCCTGGCTCCTGGgggacacagctgct gacacagctgctgtgtgcagagacctggactgtggctctgctgtttatggagaagagagagaggattttccacagagtccagtgtggTGGGTCTTATCTGACTGTGTGGAgaagtctgcagtgagagaCTGTGTCTAtgattcttcctcctcttcctcctcttcctggggtctggaggtgaagtgttcag acttacTGAATCGTCCGgtcatctctctgtctgtgtctgacgGGGTTTCCGAGGCCCTGCCGCAGGGGGTCCGGGTGCTgctggggtcaaagttcagggTCAAATGCTCTGTGGAGCCACAGTACCCGGGAGGCTCCTTccagctcctctctcccacGGCGCCCCTCGGTCAGAACCACACCCTGCCCGCTGTCAATCACTCCGCACACTTCCTGTTCTCTGACACTGGCCCCGCCCACAAAGGAAACTACACCTGTGTTTACCACCTGCATGTGTTCAACCACAGCTTCTCCTCTCAGAGCCCCAGCCTCCAGCTCTCTCTGGGAG CTTCAGACTCAGCCCTGATCATCAGAGTCCTGCTCATTCTACTGTTGAAGCTCCTCTACATCCTTCCAAtgctctactactactgcaag GTCCGGGCCAGAGGGGGCGCTAGAGAGAGGACCTCATTGGACTTAGACCAGTTCAGATCCACATGA